The Brachyspira aalborgi genome has a segment encoding these proteins:
- a CDS encoding class I SAM-dependent methyltransferase, whose product MDKKVIDNIVWYIPFRKLRDAIREYLSEQIRLLNNLPDKNYKYDLDTCSLKIFELLHEEDTKESIKYIRENGSNAIMFTDRIEMFKFVFEEHVKTNDYKDKLFLEFGVFEGYSINFCSSLIPEAKFYGFDSFEGLPETWHAECFKGEFDVKGKLPKVNKNVSLIKGYFNETLPKFLEEHKEKASFIHIDCDLYSSTKTVFDNIYDRIVPNTVIQFDEYYNYPGWRNHEFKAFQEFCKKYSVEYEYIGISLYQVAVVIKSIKN is encoded by the coding sequence ATGGACAAAAAAGTAATCGATAATATAGTTTGGTATATACCTTTTAGAAAATTAAGAGATGCAATTAGAGAATATTTGTCAGAACAAATAAGATTGCTCAATAATTTACCAGATAAAAATTATAAATATGATTTGGACACTTGTAGTTTAAAAATATTCGAACTACTTCATGAAGAAGATACAAAAGAATCAATAAAATATATTCGCGAGAACGGTTCTAATGCCATCATGTTTACAGATAGAATAGAAATGTTTAAATTTGTATTCGAAGAACATGTAAAAACTAACGATTATAAAGATAAATTATTTTTAGAATTTGGAGTATTTGAAGGATATTCAATAAATTTCTGTTCTTCTTTAATTCCTGAAGCAAAATTTTACGGATTCGATTCTTTTGAAGGTTTGCCAGAAACATGGCACGCCGAATGTTTTAAAGGCGAATTCGATGTTAAAGGTAAATTACCTAAAGTCAACAAAAATGTTAGTTTAATAAAAGGCTATTTCAATGAAACATTGCCAAAATTTTTAGAAGAACATAAAGAGAAAGCCTCTTTTATACATATCGATTGCGATTTATATTCTTCTACAAAAACCGTCTTCGATAATATTTACGATAGAATTGTTCCAAATACTGTTATACAATTTGACGAATATTATAATTATCCAGGTTGGCGAAATCATGAATTCAAAGCGTTTCAAGAATTTTGTAAAAAGTATAGCGTTGAATACGAATATATAGGAATATCTCTTTATCAAGTAGCGGTTGTAATAAAGAGTATTAAGAATTGA